A single window of Sphingobacteriales bacterium DNA harbors:
- a CDS encoding AAA family ATPase — MKLLKFRATNVHGYLNYKIDFHERLTFLIGINGTGKTSVLKLILGLISPSFNYINSIDFDEVELICNEPSKGQIVITAIKNSENNEVKLILKINDDDPLEGVFNRISQVQLNELDNDDSNEKMRFIIEAFDRHEVVQAIKSLTTPLFLGLDRRVYEGQQIDKMRQSFLFRRRYRHYPQNDPLNISLMEIQEVIYDYVRIIASEQPKINQDFKNKILLQSFQFLESQELNIVKDSRELKGKRKEAIDAFENLRITGFTEHINNFFDQLESTLRNLTEIKGKKKGDEIDIDNIHIFQKWFNNQPQLKRINELITYNLAYQKELDKLYEPIEKTKHIINSFFSESKKELLIEPQGELKVKFKNDKIANIYELSSGEKQIVTMLGHLIYFEEKYKNESGIFIIDEPEVSLHLAWQEIFVDSILTASPRTQFILATHSPAIIGDNSDSLFQDLADLN; from the coding sequence ATGAAACTCTTAAAATTTAGAGCAACCAACGTACACGGCTATTTAAACTACAAAATAGACTTTCACGAACGATTGACTTTTTTAATTGGTATAAATGGTACGGGAAAAACTTCAGTACTGAAACTTATACTTGGACTAATTTCACCTTCTTTCAACTACATTAATAGCATTGACTTTGACGAAGTAGAGTTAATTTGCAATGAACCAAGTAAAGGACAAATTGTAATTACTGCGATTAAAAACAGTGAAAACAATGAAGTAAAGTTGATTCTAAAAATTAATGATGATGACCCATTAGAAGGAGTATTCAATCGAATAAGTCAAGTGCAATTAAATGAACTTGACAATGACGATTCTAACGAAAAAATGCGATTCATAATTGAAGCTTTTGACCGACACGAAGTTGTACAGGCAATTAAGAGTTTGACTACTCCATTATTTTTAGGACTTGACCGAAGAGTTTATGAAGGACAACAAATTGACAAAATGCGCCAATCCTTTTTATTTAGAAGAAGGTATAGGCATTATCCTCAAAACGACCCTCTCAACATAAGTTTAATGGAAATTCAAGAAGTTATTTATGACTATGTAAGAATTATTGCTTCTGAACAACCTAAAATAAACCAAGATTTTAAAAACAAAATTTTATTGCAATCCTTCCAATTCCTTGAAAGCCAAGAATTAAATATTGTTAAGGATTCTCGTGAATTAAAAGGAAAAAGAAAGGAAGCTATAGATGCTTTTGAGAATTTAAGAATTACAGGATTTACAGAACATATAAACAACTTTTTTGACCAATTAGAATCTACACTTAGAAATTTAACTGAAATTAAAGGAAAGAAAAAAGGAGATGAAATTGATATAGATAACATTCATATATTTCAAAAATGGTTTAATAATCAACCTCAATTAAAGAGAATCAACGAATTAATAACCTATAATCTTGCTTATCAAAAAGAATTAGACAAACTGTATGAACCTATTGAAAAAACAAAGCACATAATAAACAGCTTTTTTAGTGAAAGCAAGAAAGAACTTTTAATTGAACCACAAGGCGAATTAAAAGTAAAATTTAAAAATGATAAGATTGCCAATATTTACGAATTATCTTCAGGTGAAAAACAAATTGTAACAATGTTAGGACACTTGATTTATTTTGAAGAAAAATACAAAAACGAATCAGGTATTTTCATTATCGATGAACCAGAAGTTTCTCTTCATTTAGCTTGGCAAGAAATCTTCGTAGACTCAATATTAACTGCTAGTCCAAGAACTCAATTTATTCTAGCTACACATTCCCCTGCAATAATTGGAGACAATTCAGATTCATTATTCCAGGATTTAGCTGACTTAAATTAA
- the kdsA gene encoding 3-deoxy-8-phosphooctulonate synthase: MSHLRSYPASDAFFLIAGPCVVESKDLIMEVAERVQAITQRLQIPYIFKASFKKANRSRLDSFTGIGDEEALSMLQMLRRQLQVPVLTDIHTEGDALLASAYEIDVLQIPAFLCRQTDLLSAAARTGKVVNIKKGQFLSPEAMQFAVQKVKDGGNDKVLITERGTTFGYQDLVVDFRGIPTMQAFAPVVLDCTHSLQQPNQVSGVTGGLPRLIETIAKAGIATGADGLFIETHPNPKVAKSDGANMLPLEALEPLLEKLLKVRAAVM, from the coding sequence CTGTCGCATCTTCGCAGCTACCCTGCTTCTGATGCTTTTTTTCTGATTGCCGGTCCTTGTGTGGTGGAAAGCAAAGATTTGATAATGGAAGTAGCCGAAAGGGTGCAAGCCATTACGCAGCGTCTTCAAATTCCTTATATTTTTAAAGCATCTTTCAAAAAAGCGAATCGCTCGCGTTTGGATTCTTTTACGGGCATCGGCGATGAAGAAGCCTTGAGTATGTTGCAAATGTTGCGCCGCCAACTGCAAGTGCCTGTGCTCACCGATATTCATACGGAGGGCGATGCCCTGCTCGCCAGTGCCTACGAAATAGATGTGTTGCAAATTCCGGCGTTTTTATGCCGCCAAACCGATTTGCTGTCGGCAGCGGCGCGCACCGGAAAAGTCGTTAATATCAAAAAAGGACAGTTTTTGTCGCCCGAAGCGATGCAGTTTGCCGTGCAAAAGGTGAAAGACGGCGGCAACGACAAGGTGTTGATTACCGAGCGCGGCACTACTTTCGGGTATCAGGATTTGGTGGTGGATTTTCGGGGAATTCCGACCATGCAGGCTTTTGCGCCGGTGGTGCTGGACTGTACCCACTCCCTCCAACAACCCAACCAAGTAAGCGGTGTGACGGGCGGTTTGCCGCGCCTCATCGAAACCATCGCCAAGGCGGGCATTGCCACCGGAGCCGACGGCTTATTTATTGAAACACACCCTAATCCCAAAGTTGCCAAATCAGATGGTGCCAATATGCTCCCTTTGGAGGCATTGGAGCCTTTGCTGGAAAAATTGCTCAAAGTGCGGGCGGCGGTGATGTAA